A DNA window from Acidobacteriota bacterium contains the following coding sequences:
- a CDS encoding TonB-dependent siderophore receptor: MTPRVPALVLALLGATASPVLAGGGSVESAPAVEVGAAAAGDPGDSSIRAKGAVTVTAPPEGYAVGETATATKTDTPLLDVPQSVTIVARPLMQDQLMTSIGDVVRYVPGVTLHQGENNRDQIVMRGNSSSADFFVDGVRDDVQYYRDLYNLERVEALKGPNAMIFGRGGAGGVINRVTKQAGFTALREVDLQGGSYGNKRANADFDAPLSNAVALRLNGLYEDSGSFRNNVDLTRWGFAPSLAILAGEATSVTVSYERFHDGRTADRGITSYRGAPADVPVATYYGNPDDSSVRADVNLLSAAVEHRAAGFTLRNRTLYGDYDRGYQNYVPGAASSDMSAVLLTAYNNATKRQNLFNQTDLTSSFATGPMKHTLLVGAELGRQLTDNFRNTGYFNNTSLSISVPFASPQTTVPVTWRQSATDADNHLVTKLFGAYVQDQVELTPALQLLGGVRFDRFDLTYTNNRNGDEIGRVDNLVSPRFGVVVKPAAPVSLYAGWTVSWVPGSGDQFSSLTNVTQQLEPEKIVNYEVGAKWDPSSVLALTLAVYRLDRTNTRSTDPNDPTRIVQTGSQRTNGIEIGATGRITGAWSIAGGYAFQDAFVTSATVAAREGAIVAQVPRHTFSLWNQVQVHPKVGAALGVVARSAMYAAIDDAVTLPGCARLDAAVFVTVATGVRVQLNVENLLDRRYYANADSNTNISPGSPRAARLGLMARF; encoded by the coding sequence ATGACACCGCGCGTTCCCGCCCTCGTCCTCGCCCTGCTCGGCGCCACCGCAAGCCCCGTCCTTGCCGGTGGCGGGTCGGTCGAGTCCGCTCCAGCCGTCGAAGTTGGCGCGGCAGCCGCCGGGGATCCCGGGGATTCGAGCATCCGCGCGAAGGGGGCGGTCACCGTGACGGCGCCGCCCGAGGGATACGCCGTCGGGGAGACGGCGACCGCCACGAAGACCGACACGCCCCTCCTCGACGTCCCGCAATCCGTCACGATCGTGGCCCGGCCGCTCATGCAGGACCAGCTCATGACGTCGATCGGCGACGTCGTGCGGTACGTCCCGGGCGTCACGCTCCACCAGGGGGAGAACAACCGCGACCAGATCGTCATGCGCGGCAACAGCTCGTCGGCCGACTTCTTCGTGGACGGTGTCCGCGACGACGTCCAGTACTACCGCGACCTCTACAACCTCGAGCGCGTCGAGGCGCTGAAAGGGCCGAACGCGATGATCTTCGGCCGCGGGGGTGCGGGCGGCGTGATCAACCGCGTCACGAAACAGGCCGGCTTCACGGCGCTCCGGGAAGTGGACCTTCAGGGCGGCTCCTACGGGAACAAGCGGGCGAACGCGGATTTCGATGCGCCGCTCTCGAACGCGGTCGCCCTGCGGCTGAACGGCCTCTACGAGGACTCGGGAAGCTTTCGCAACAACGTGGACCTCACGCGCTGGGGCTTCGCGCCGTCGCTCGCGATCCTCGCCGGGGAGGCGACGTCCGTCACCGTCTCCTACGAGCGGTTTCACGACGGGCGGACGGCCGACCGTGGGATCACGTCGTACCGGGGCGCGCCGGCCGATGTCCCCGTCGCGACGTACTACGGCAACCCGGACGACAGCAGCGTGCGCGCGGACGTCAACCTCCTCTCGGCCGCCGTCGAGCACCGGGCCGCGGGTTTCACCCTCCGCAACCGCACGCTCTACGGCGACTACGACCGCGGCTACCAGAACTACGTGCCCGGCGCCGCGTCGTCCGACATGAGCGCCGTTCTTCTCACGGCCTACAACAACGCCACGAAGCGGCAGAACCTCTTCAACCAGACCGACCTCACGTCGTCTTTCGCGACCGGGCCGATGAAACACACGCTCCTCGTCGGCGCGGAGCTCGGCCGGCAGCTCACGGACAATTTCCGCAACACGGGCTACTTCAACAACACGTCTCTCTCGATCTCCGTTCCCTTCGCGAGCCCGCAGACGACCGTGCCCGTCACGTGGCGCCAGAGCGCGACGGACGCCGACAACCACCTCGTGACGAAGCTCTTCGGCGCCTACGTGCAGGACCAGGTCGAGCTGACTCCGGCGCTCCAGCTCCTCGGCGGCGTGCGGTTCGACCGCTTCGACCTGACGTACACGAACAACCGCAACGGAGACGAGATCGGCCGCGTGGACAACCTCGTCTCCCCGCGCTTCGGGGTCGTCGTGAAGCCCGCGGCGCCGGTCTCGCTCTATGCGGGGTGGACCGTGTCGTGGGTGCCGGGCTCGGGCGACCAGTTCTCGTCCCTCACGAACGTCACGCAGCAGCTCGAGCCGGAGAAGATCGTCAACTACGAGGTCGGTGCGAAGTGGGACCCGTCATCCGTCCTCGCCCTCACGCTCGCCGTCTACCGCCTCGACCGGACGAACACGCGCTCGACCGACCCGAACGATCCGACGCGCATCGTCCAGACGGGCAGTCAGCGGACGAACGGGATCGAGATCGGCGCGACCGGGCGGATCACCGGCGCGTGGAGCATCGCGGGCGGCTACGCGTTTCAGGACGCGTTCGTGACGAGCGCGACCGTGGCCGCGCGGGAGGGCGCGATCGTGGCGCAGGTGCCGCGCCACACATTCTCGCTCTGGAACCAGGTGCAGGTCCACCCGAAGGTCGGCGCGGCGCTCGGCGTCGTGGCGCGCTCGGCGATGTACGCGGCGATCGACGACGCCGTGACGCTGCCCGGCTGCGCCAGGCTCGACGCCGCGGTCTTCGTGACGGTCGCGACGGGCGTGCGCGTCCAGCTGAATGTCGAGAACCTCCTCGACCGGCGTTACTACGCGAACGCGGACAGCAACACGAACATCTCCCCCGGCTCGCCGCGCGCCGCGCGCCTCGGGCTCATGGCGCGGTTCTGA
- a CDS encoding BrxA/BrxB family bacilliredoxin, which produces MYDPIAIQPFRDELTRAGFAELRTPGDVDAALTAKGAALVVVNSVCGCAAGQARPGVALAARHPKAPETLLTVFAGADVEATARARAYFTGYPPSSPSIAILRDGKLVFMLERREIQTMDARHVAAALGAAFEAVASGAEAPAPAPLGLPAH; this is translated from the coding sequence ATGTACGACCCCATCGCCATTCAGCCCTTCCGCGACGAGCTGACCCGCGCCGGCTTCGCCGAGCTGCGCACGCCCGGCGACGTGGACGCCGCCCTGACCGCGAAGGGCGCCGCCCTCGTCGTCGTGAACTCGGTGTGCGGCTGCGCGGCCGGGCAGGCGCGGCCCGGCGTCGCGCTCGCCGCCCGTCACCCGAAGGCTCCGGAAACGCTCCTCACGGTCTTCGCCGGGGCGGACGTCGAGGCCACCGCGCGCGCCCGCGCGTACTTCACGGGCTATCCCCCGTCCTCGCCGTCGATCGCGATCCTCCGCGACGGGAAGCTCGTCTTCATGCTCGAGCGGCGCGAGATCCAGACGATGGACGCGCGCCACGTCGCCGCGGCGCTCGGCGCCGCGTTCGAGGCCGTCGCCTCCGGCGCCGAGGCTCCGGCGCCCGCGCCTCTCGGCCTGCCCGCCCACTGA
- a CDS encoding PD40 domain-containing protein, whose product MRVRLAAAGLSLLLSSAAFAAPPAGPSKMLTDPALSADRIAFVYGNDVWTCRHDGSAVQRITSGPGVKLRPAFSPDGSLLAFSAELDGNLDVYVVPAAGGVPKRLTWHPGRDVVQGFTSDGASVLFSSPRAASNNRHTQLYTVPVGGGLETALPIPYANRAAYSPDGRTIAYNPNAPAHLQWKRYRGGTVSTVWLLDVATNAIQRVAQPASRCNDADPVWLGGTVYLRSDRDGEFNLYAFDPKTGALTKVTDHRDFPVLNVAAAAGRLVYEQAGTLHLLDPAAKKTTDLSIAVAGDLLGTRPRWARGAKWIRGAALSPSGARAAFDFRGEIVTVPAEKGDPRNLTNSASVHESAPAWSPDGKSIAYVSDESGENEIVVRAQDGKGAPKALKVPGAGFYSDLVFSPDGKKIVLTDNSLTLWLVDIASGSPKKIASERLYAPTRYKMLRGSWSPDSRWVAYTLSGPTYIRAAFVYSVDENKSFALTDGLSDVSDPVFDRGGKFIYFLASTDAGPQRNWFSLQNADARVTNAIYVATLKKGTPSPLAKESDEEKGDAKDAKTEGKDKEEDSLKGKEGGRPADSKDGDAAGKGEEKGAKAKKPEPVVIDHDGLGSRIVDLPVHPAEISNLQAGSAGQLFFERRSDGKTSVQRFDFKDRKTETVVPEADDYFVSFDGKKILSKLKEAWSIAASSGKKPDAKDAKDAGDGKLKLDAIAVRVDPRAEWPEIFDEAWRVNRDYFYDPKMHGRDWAAMKAKYAGFLPYLSSRGDLNRLIQWMCSELAVGHHRNTPGDSFAEATPVPGGLLGADYEIANGRYRFKKVFGGLNWNPELRAPLSEPGVEVKAGEYLLAVNGRDLAPPENLYARFEATSGKIVEITVGPSPDGKGSRSVNVVPVAEENALRNRDWVEGNLKNVDAATGGRVAYVYVPNTAGLGHTYFKRYFYPQASRDAVIVDERFNGGGSVADYYIEALLRQPIAWWTFRYGEDMKTPSASIQGPKVMLIDETAGSGGDLLPWMFRKFKVGTIVGQRTWGGLVGVLGFPTLMDGAVVTAPNLAFWSPEEGFGVENVGVPPDVEVEQTPADVIAGRDPQLERAIAIVMEELKKNPPVKPKRPAMPVR is encoded by the coding sequence ATGCGCGTCCGTCTCGCCGCCGCCGGCCTGTCTCTCCTGCTGTCGTCCGCCGCGTTCGCGGCCCCTCCCGCGGGTCCGTCGAAGATGCTCACGGACCCGGCGCTCTCGGCCGACCGCATCGCATTCGTCTACGGAAACGACGTCTGGACCTGTCGCCACGACGGCAGCGCCGTCCAGCGCATCACGTCCGGCCCGGGCGTCAAGCTGCGCCCCGCGTTCAGCCCGGACGGCTCGCTGCTCGCGTTCAGCGCCGAGCTGGACGGCAACCTCGACGTCTACGTCGTGCCGGCCGCGGGCGGCGTGCCGAAGCGCCTCACGTGGCACCCCGGCCGCGACGTCGTGCAGGGCTTCACGTCCGACGGCGCGTCCGTCCTCTTCTCCTCGCCGCGCGCCGCCTCGAACAACCGTCACACGCAGCTCTACACCGTGCCCGTCGGCGGCGGCCTCGAAACCGCCCTGCCGATCCCGTACGCGAACCGCGCGGCGTACTCGCCCGACGGCCGGACGATCGCCTACAACCCGAACGCCCCGGCGCACCTGCAGTGGAAGCGCTATCGCGGCGGCACGGTTTCGACCGTGTGGCTCCTCGACGTCGCGACGAACGCGATCCAGCGCGTCGCGCAGCCCGCGTCACGCTGCAACGACGCGGACCCCGTCTGGCTCGGCGGCACCGTGTACCTCCGCTCGGACCGAGACGGCGAGTTCAACCTCTACGCGTTCGACCCGAAGACGGGCGCGCTCACGAAGGTCACCGACCACAGGGACTTCCCCGTCCTGAACGTCGCGGCTGCCGCCGGGCGCCTCGTCTACGAGCAGGCCGGCACGCTCCATCTCCTCGACCCCGCCGCGAAGAAGACGACCGACCTGTCGATCGCGGTTGCCGGCGACCTCCTGGGGACTCGCCCGCGCTGGGCCAGGGGCGCGAAGTGGATCCGCGGTGCGGCCCTCTCCCCTTCCGGCGCGCGCGCCGCGTTCGACTTCCGCGGCGAGATCGTGACCGTGCCCGCCGAGAAGGGCGACCCGCGCAACCTCACGAACTCGGCCTCCGTCCACGAGTCCGCGCCGGCCTGGTCGCCGGACGGAAAGTCGATCGCGTACGTCTCCGACGAGAGCGGCGAGAACGAGATCGTCGTGCGCGCGCAGGACGGCAAGGGCGCACCGAAGGCGCTCAAGGTCCCAGGCGCCGGCTTCTACTCCGACCTCGTCTTCTCCCCCGACGGAAAGAAGATCGTCCTCACGGACAATTCCCTCACGCTCTGGCTCGTCGACATCGCAAGCGGCTCGCCGAAGAAGATCGCCAGCGAGCGCCTCTACGCGCCCACCCGTTACAAGATGCTGCGCGGCTCGTGGTCGCCCGACTCGCGCTGGGTGGCCTACACGCTGTCGGGTCCCACGTACATCCGGGCGGCGTTCGTCTACTCGGTGGACGAGAACAAGTCGTTCGCGCTCACGGACGGCCTCTCGGACGTGTCGGACCCGGTGTTCGACCGCGGCGGTAAGTTCATCTACTTCCTCGCCTCGACCGACGCCGGCCCGCAACGCAACTGGTTCTCGCTCCAGAACGCCGACGCGAGGGTCACGAATGCGATCTACGTCGCGACGTTGAAGAAAGGAACCCCTTCTCCTCTGGCGAAAGAGAGCGACGAGGAGAAGGGCGACGCGAAGGACGCGAAGACAGAAGGGAAAGACAAAGAAGAAGATTCTTTGAAAGGTAAAGAGGGCGGGAGGCCCGCCGATTCCAAAGATGGCGACGCGGCCGGAAAGGGAGAGGAGAAGGGCGCGAAAGCGAAGAAGCCCGAGCCCGTCGTGATCGACCACGACGGCCTGGGGTCCCGCATCGTCGACCTCCCCGTCCACCCGGCCGAGATCTCGAACCTGCAGGCCGGCAGCGCGGGACAGCTGTTCTTCGAGCGCCGCAGCGACGGCAAGACGTCCGTCCAGCGCTTCGACTTCAAGGACCGCAAGACCGAGACCGTGGTCCCCGAGGCCGACGACTATTTCGTCTCGTTCGACGGCAAGAAGATCCTCTCCAAGCTCAAGGAGGCCTGGTCGATCGCCGCCTCCTCCGGCAAGAAGCCCGACGCGAAGGACGCCAAGGACGCCGGCGACGGCAAACTCAAGCTCGACGCGATCGCGGTGCGCGTCGACCCGCGCGCCGAGTGGCCCGAGATCTTCGACGAGGCCTGGCGCGTGAACCGCGACTACTTCTACGACCCGAAGATGCACGGCCGGGACTGGGCCGCGATGAAGGCGAAGTACGCGGGTTTTCTTCCCTATCTCTCCTCGCGCGGCGACCTCAACCGCCTCATCCAGTGGATGTGCTCGGAGCTCGCCGTCGGCCATCACCGGAACACGCCGGGCGACTCGTTCGCCGAGGCCACGCCCGTGCCGGGCGGCCTCCTCGGCGCGGACTACGAGATCGCGAACGGGCGCTACCGCTTCAAGAAGGTCTTCGGCGGCCTGAACTGGAACCCCGAGCTCCGCGCGCCGCTCTCGGAGCCGGGCGTCGAGGTGAAGGCGGGCGAGTACCTCCTGGCCGTGAACGGCAGGGACCTCGCGCCCCCCGAGAACCTCTACGCGCGCTTCGAGGCCACGTCCGGGAAGATCGTGGAGATCACGGTCGGGCCGTCGCCCGACGGCAAGGGCTCGCGCAGCGTCAACGTCGTGCCCGTGGCGGAGGAGAACGCCCTCCGCAACCGCGACTGGGTGGAGGGCAACCTGAAGAACGTCGACGCCGCGACGGGCGGGCGCGTCGCGTACGTTTACGTCCCGAACACGGCGGGCCTCGGGCACACGTACTTCAAGCGCTACTTCTACCCGCAGGCGTCCCGGGACGCGGTCATCGTGGACGAGCGGTTCAACGGCGGCGGAAGCGTCGCGGACTACTACATCGAGGCGCTGCTCCGGCAGCCGATCGCGTGGTGGACGTTCCGCTACGGCGAGGACATGAAGACGCCGAGCGCGTCCATCCAGGGGCCGAAGGTCATGCTCATCGACGAGACGGCCGGCTCAGGCGGCGACCTCCTGCCGTGGATGTTCCGGAAGTTCAAGGTCGGGACGATCGTGGGCCAGCGCACGTGGGGCGGCCTCGTCGGCGTTCTCGGGTTCCCGACGCTCATGGACGGAGCCGTCGTCACGGCGCCGAACCTCGCGTTCTGGTCGCCGGAGGAAGGCTTCGGCGTCGAGAACGTCGGCGTCCCGCCGGACGTCGAGGTCGAGCAGACACCCGCGGACGTCATCGCCGGCCGAGACCCGCAGCTCGAAAGGGCGATCGCGATCGTGATGGAGGAGCTGAAGAAGAACCCACCGGTCAAGCCGAAGCGGCCGGCGATGCCGGTGCGGTAA
- a CDS encoding ankyrin repeat domain-containing protein, with the protein MKKAALALLAATLSLPALADDALGTLTVKEKTTILKAVAATEETGADGEKWLVILASDRKVEGDRSVTRLAALAKDGQLHAVRILWHVGSDTVRAVPYDANLPESGRMGLERPTLDLKRYGSGRVEAEFQSKMVGQEWHFHANVKAAVAPGGTLELEPEAEGFGAAAPGGDKKLVLGKLGYAFNEESFGHAISDANLDAVRLFLEIGMSPNAHAKGGIHPMLLASMGCGNPGGGKPRSEVLEALVLARGDVKAKDENGSTALLWAVQGGCSVSCVQALLKAGSDPNVRAKGGATPLMYAEIFQRTEIAEALKKAGAKKQE; encoded by the coding sequence ATGAAGAAAGCCGCTCTCGCCCTGCTTGCAGCCACGCTCTCGCTCCCGGCGCTCGCCGACGACGCCCTCGGAACGCTCACCGTGAAGGAGAAGACGACGATCCTCAAGGCGGTCGCCGCCACCGAAGAGACGGGCGCGGACGGCGAGAAGTGGCTCGTGATCCTCGCCTCCGATCGCAAGGTCGAGGGTGACCGCTCGGTCACGCGCCTCGCCGCGCTGGCGAAGGACGGCCAGCTCCACGCCGTGCGGATCCTCTGGCACGTCGGGAGCGACACGGTGCGCGCCGTTCCCTACGACGCGAACCTGCCCGAGAGCGGGCGGATGGGCCTCGAGCGCCCGACGCTCGACCTGAAGCGGTACGGGTCCGGCCGCGTCGAGGCCGAGTTCCAGTCGAAGATGGTCGGCCAGGAGTGGCACTTCCACGCGAACGTGAAGGCGGCCGTCGCGCCGGGCGGCACGCTCGAGCTCGAGCCCGAGGCCGAAGGGTTCGGCGCGGCGGCCCCCGGCGGCGACAAGAAGCTGGTCCTCGGGAAGCTCGGCTACGCCTTCAACGAAGAATCGTTCGGTCACGCGATCTCGGACGCGAACCTCGACGCCGTGCGCCTCTTCCTCGAGATCGGAATGTCGCCGAACGCGCACGCGAAGGGCGGGATCCACCCGATGCTGCTGGCGTCGATGGGCTGCGGCAACCCGGGGGGCGGCAAGCCGCGTTCCGAGGTCCTCGAGGCGCTCGTCCTCGCGCGCGGCGACGTGAAGGCGAAGGACGAGAACGGGTCGACCGCGCTCCTGTGGGCCGTCCAGGGCGGCTGCTCCGTCTCGTGCGTGCAGGCTCTTCTGAAGGCGGGCTCCGACCCGAACGTCCGCGCCAAGGGCGGCGCCACGCCGCTCATGTACGCGGAGATCTTCCAGCGCACGGAGATCGCGGAGGCTCTGAAGAAGGCGGGCGCGAAGAAGCAGGAGTGA
- a CDS encoding HEAT repeat domain-containing protein, producing MKAARAIAVLLVLSSSLPALASERAVWIPAKAGTVATSCGDVNSAPCTAALEALARKAADDLTLLANSGKPEYRPLARDAAKMPFPSLRASAASALGRLSPGPEDTPLLSSLLNDPVPAVRRSAKRALDFSSDPAARPLAQRAQGHESDGLRPQAIPTAEQLKTPLYAGAQYLYYASNRPYGQSEFSTGDAVDKVAAFYAGKYGNAMTLEQFQAAAKGSKNAMPDMGSQAFQDQMQAAMDAQKAYEAAIKAGKSQQDASMAMVNAMQAKAPADSSRIRSALEKKDIYGSPRLFVVEKGMMPGAPNRVVAVYKDLLLGKTGIAVFTAPLPEE from the coding sequence GTGAAAGCCGCCCGCGCGATTGCAGTCCTACTCGTCCTTTCGTCGTCGCTCCCCGCTTTGGCGTCCGAGCGCGCGGTCTGGATTCCCGCGAAGGCCGGCACCGTCGCGACCTCGTGCGGTGACGTGAATTCTGCTCCCTGCACGGCGGCGCTCGAGGCGCTGGCGCGGAAGGCCGCCGACGACCTGACGCTCCTCGCGAACTCGGGCAAGCCCGAGTACCGGCCCTTGGCGCGCGACGCCGCGAAGATGCCGTTCCCGTCGCTGCGCGCTTCGGCAGCCTCCGCCCTCGGGCGACTCTCGCCCGGGCCGGAGGACACGCCGCTCCTCTCGTCTCTCCTCAACGACCCTGTCCCCGCCGTCCGGCGCTCGGCGAAGCGTGCACTCGACTTCAGCTCCGATCCGGCCGCGCGCCCGCTCGCGCAGCGCGCCCAGGGGCACGAAAGCGACGGACTGCGTCCCCAGGCGATCCCGACGGCCGAGCAGCTCAAGACGCCGCTCTACGCGGGCGCGCAGTACCTCTACTACGCGAGCAACAGGCCGTACGGGCAGAGCGAGTTCTCGACGGGCGACGCGGTCGACAAGGTCGCCGCGTTCTACGCGGGCAAGTACGGAAACGCGATGACGCTCGAACAGTTCCAGGCTGCCGCGAAAGGCAGCAAGAACGCGATGCCGGACATGGGATCGCAGGCGTTCCAGGACCAGATGCAGGCCGCGATGGACGCGCAGAAAGCCTACGAGGCGGCGATCAAGGCGGGCAAGTCGCAGCAGGACGCGTCGATGGCCATGGTGAACGCGATGCAGGCGAAGGCGCCCGCGGACTCGTCGAGGATCCGGAGCGCGCTCGAGAAGAAGGACATCTACGGCTCGCCCAGACTCTTCGTCGTCGAGAAGGGAATGATGCCGGGCGCCCCGAACCGGGTCGTCGCCGTGTACAAGGACCTTCTCCTCGGCAAGACCGGCATCGCGGTCTTCACGGCGCCGCTGCCGGAGGAGTGA
- a CDS encoding tetratricopeptide repeat protein produces MRAVISRDSKRAALLIAALAAVPFAAALGAPFVFDDEGEVVGSVTPLATFGERLVSFGRPLLKVTYALGAWAHGSSPLGFRLVNVALHAASAVLVFLLAERWLAMRRPGEPGAARTAAFAGAALWALHPLAAETVTYVSGRSMGLSTLLVMACLALVATDGVPSRGRALGAALLAFLAPLAKETALVLPLLLVWWEATLGPRDVPWRDRARSLAPVFAGTAGAAFVLALLPRHRELLGFSLAVRPPLEALRGNVQAAPAMLGLWAFPWRLSIDPAKPLEWAWTEAPTLLGLAFLGALAAVALLTRRRAPFLAFAVGWTLLALAPSNSFVWRLDPVGVRPLYLASVGPALFAAALVGAALSARPPAFGRAVLASALALACALGAGLAVRNARYRSPAALWEDAVQKAPRNARAKNNLGFAYLAAGRLDDAERLLEAAREADPGMSQPECGLAAIRIQRGTK; encoded by the coding sequence ATGAGAGCGGTGATCTCCCGCGACTCGAAACGGGCCGCGCTCCTCATCGCCGCGCTCGCGGCCGTGCCGTTCGCGGCGGCGCTCGGGGCGCCGTTCGTCTTCGACGACGAGGGCGAGGTCGTCGGGAGCGTCACTCCCCTCGCGACGTTCGGGGAGCGCCTCGTGAGTTTCGGCAGGCCGCTTCTGAAAGTCACGTACGCACTCGGCGCGTGGGCGCACGGTTCGTCGCCGCTCGGCTTCCGCCTCGTGAACGTCGCGCTGCATGCCGCGTCGGCCGTCCTCGTCTTCCTTCTCGCCGAGCGGTGGCTCGCGATGCGGCGCCCCGGCGAACCCGGCGCGGCACGGACGGCCGCGTTCGCGGGCGCCGCGCTCTGGGCGCTGCACCCGCTCGCCGCCGAGACCGTGACGTACGTCTCGGGCCGGTCGATGGGCCTGTCGACGCTTCTCGTCATGGCGTGTCTGGCACTCGTTGCCACGGACGGCGTCCCGTCACGCGGCCGCGCGCTGGGCGCGGCCCTCCTCGCATTCCTCGCGCCGCTCGCGAAGGAGACGGCGCTCGTCCTGCCGCTCCTCCTCGTCTGGTGGGAAGCGACGCTCGGCCCGCGGGACGTGCCGTGGCGCGACCGCGCGCGAAGCCTTGCGCCCGTCTTTGCGGGCACCGCCGGGGCGGCGTTCGTTCTCGCCCTCCTGCCGCGGCACCGCGAGCTCCTCGGATTCAGCCTCGCCGTCCGCCCGCCTCTCGAGGCGCTGCGCGGCAACGTGCAGGCCGCGCCCGCGATGCTCGGCCTCTGGGCTTTCCCGTGGCGCCTCAGCATCGACCCGGCGAAGCCGCTGGAGTGGGCCTGGACCGAAGCGCCGACGCTTCTCGGGCTCGCCTTCCTCGGAGCGCTCGCCGCGGTCGCGCTCTTGACGCGAAGACGCGCGCCGTTCCTCGCGTTCGCGGTCGGGTGGACGCTTCTCGCGCTCGCGCCGAGCAATTCCTTCGTGTGGAGGCTGGACCCGGTCGGCGTGCGGCCGCTCTACCTCGCGTCGGTCGGGCCGGCGCTCTTCGCCGCGGCTCTCGTCGGCGCCGCGCTCTCGGCCCGTCCGCCGGCCTTCGGCCGCGCGGTCCTCGCAAGCGCCCTCGCCCTCGCGTGCGCGCTCGGCGCGGGTCTCGCCGTGCGCAACGCGCGGTACCGCTCGCCCGCGGCGTTGTGGGAGGATGCCGTGCAAAAGGCACCCCGGAACGCGCGCGCGAAAAACAACCTGGGCTTCGCATACCTCGCCGCCGGAAGACTCGACGACGCCGAGCGGCTCCTCGAGGCGGCGCGGGAGGCGGATCCCGGAATGAGTCAGCCGGAATGCGGCCTCGCGGCCATTCGAATCCAGAGAGGGACGAAATGA
- a CDS encoding succinate dehydrogenase/fumarate reductase iron-sulfur subunit → MKLTLNVWRQKDAKSEGKFVTYDAANISPDMSFLEMLDVVNEGMILKGEDPIAFDHDCREGICGMCGIVVNGNPHGPRRGTTACQLHMRTFKDGDTITLEPWRATPFPIVKDLIVDRSSYDRIIQAGGFISVSTGSAPDGNAVPVKKSCSDRAMDAAACIGCGACAAACPNGSAMLFVAAKVSHLALLPQGQPERYERVLSMVAQMDAEGFGTCTNHGECSRACPKEIKQEFIAQLNRDFLKASLMSRPKVAESGSG, encoded by the coding sequence GTGAAGCTCACGCTCAACGTCTGGCGGCAGAAAGACGCGAAGTCCGAAGGGAAGTTCGTCACCTACGACGCCGCGAACATCAGCCCCGACATGTCCTTCCTCGAGATGCTCGACGTCGTCAACGAGGGCATGATCCTCAAGGGCGAAGACCCCATCGCGTTCGACCACGACTGCCGCGAGGGCATCTGCGGCATGTGCGGGATCGTCGTGAACGGCAATCCGCACGGCCCGCGGCGCGGCACGACGGCCTGCCAGCTCCACATGCGCACCTTCAAGGACGGCGACACGATCACGCTCGAGCCCTGGCGCGCGACGCCGTTCCCGATCGTCAAGGACCTCATCGTCGACCGCTCGTCGTACGACCGCATCATCCAGGCGGGCGGCTTCATCTCCGTGTCGACGGGCAGCGCGCCCGACGGCAACGCTGTGCCGGTCAAGAAGAGCTGCTCGGACCGCGCGATGGACGCAGCCGCGTGCATCGGCTGCGGCGCCTGCGCGGCTGCCTGCCCGAACGGGTCGGCGATGCTCTTCGTGGCCGCGAAGGTCTCGCACCTCGCGCTGCTGCCGCAGGGCCAGCCCGAGCGCTACGAACGCGTGCTCTCGATGGTCGCGCAGATGGACGCCGAGGGCTTCGGCACCTGCACGAACCACGGCGAGTGCTCGCGCGCCTGCCCGAAGGAGATCAAGCAGGAGTTCATCGCCCAGCTGAACCGCGACTTTCTCAAGGCCAGCCTCATGTCGCGGCCGAAGGTCGCGGAGAGCGGTTCCGGCTAG